In Novipirellula caenicola, one genomic interval encodes:
- a CDS encoding metallophosphoesterase family protein gives MKILHISDLHFGPPYLPRVGQAMIDLAPKLNPDAIVVSGDLTQRAKREQFVAAREFLDQLPKCPMLVIPGNHDVPLYRVKERLTDPLGLYREIITDDLAPVLKMDEAIIVGLDSTSPRRAISNGRIVPSQLEHSGQVFRSASPELCKILVAHHHFAPAPDNLRDNAMPKAKRAINQFVDQGVEMILGGHLHRAYIGNSLDFYSGNHRDRGIVIVQCGTTTSRRGRGREREKNSFNLIEIASETLTITHHMFFDEQGDFAALSRHQFPRHGRVFK, from the coding sequence ATGAAGATTTTGCACATTTCCGACCTCCATTTTGGGCCGCCCTACCTGCCACGTGTGGGGCAGGCAATGATTGATTTAGCGCCAAAATTAAACCCTGACGCCATCGTCGTCAGCGGTGATTTGACTCAACGCGCCAAACGCGAGCAGTTTGTCGCCGCTCGCGAATTCCTGGACCAACTTCCGAAGTGTCCGATGTTGGTGATTCCCGGGAACCACGATGTGCCGTTGTACCGCGTCAAAGAGCGACTCACGGATCCCTTGGGGTTGTATCGTGAAATCATCACGGACGACCTCGCACCGGTATTAAAGATGGACGAAGCGATTATCGTAGGGCTCGATTCGACTTCGCCCCGGCGAGCAATTTCCAATGGCCGGATTGTCCCGTCCCAGCTCGAGCATTCCGGCCAAGTCTTTCGCTCCGCCTCGCCGGAGCTTTGCAAGATCCTGGTAGCCCATCATCATTTCGCTCCGGCACCGGACAACCTTCGCGACAATGCGATGCCCAAGGCAAAGCGAGCGATCAACCAGTTTGTCGATCAAGGGGTGGAAATGATCTTAGGCGGCCACCTGCACCGCGCCTACATCGGCAACTCACTCGACTTCTATTCGGGAAACCATCGCGACCGCGGGATTGTGATTGTCCAGTGCGGCACGACGACATCGCGACGCGGCCGAGGGCGTGAACGCGAGAAGAACTCGTTCAACTTGATTGAGATCGCGTCGGAGACACTTACGATCACCCATCATATGTTCTTCGACGAGCAAGGTGATTTCGCCGCACTGAGCCGTCATCAATTCCCGCGGCACGGCCGCGTGTTCAAATAA